In Actinomadura citrea, a single window of DNA contains:
- a CDS encoding SDR family NAD(P)-dependent oxidoreductase, with translation MRHAFRTALVTGASSGIGESFARLLAARGTDLVIVARRSERLDGLARELVERYRVAVEVLAADLTDPAQRAEVEGRLRTEPVELLVNNAGYGAFGAFAELPLDDHLAQIELNVAALVRLAHAALPGMIARGRGGVLNVASMAGFAPSPGSATYGATKAYVASFSESLHSEVAGKGVHVTALCPGFTRTDDDVPANLLWLRREDVARAGLEAVATGRALCVPGMQYKAALPALRLVPRPLLRAAANRMWQQAADTR, from the coding sequence ATGCGACATGCGTTCCGTACCGCGCTCGTGACGGGGGCGTCCAGCGGTATCGGCGAGAGCTTCGCCCGCCTCCTGGCCGCCCGCGGCACCGACCTGGTGATCGTGGCCCGCCGGAGCGAGCGGCTGGACGGGCTGGCCCGCGAACTCGTCGAACGGTACCGGGTCGCCGTGGAGGTCCTGGCCGCCGACCTCACCGATCCCGCGCAGCGCGCCGAGGTCGAGGGGCGGCTGCGCACCGAGCCGGTCGAGCTGCTGGTCAACAATGCCGGGTACGGCGCTTTTGGAGCGTTCGCGGAACTGCCGCTGGACGACCACCTGGCGCAGATCGAGCTGAACGTGGCCGCCCTCGTGCGGCTCGCCCACGCCGCCCTGCCCGGGATGATCGCGCGCGGCCGGGGCGGGGTGCTGAACGTCGCGTCGATGGCGGGGTTCGCGCCCTCTCCCGGCAGCGCGACCTACGGGGCGACGAAGGCGTACGTGGCGTCGTTCTCGGAGAGCCTGCACTCGGAGGTCGCGGGCAAGGGCGTCCACGTGACGGCTCTGTGCCCCGGGTTCACCCGCACCGACGACGACGTCCCGGCCAACCTCCTCTGGCTGCGGCGCGAGGACGTGGCGCGGGCGGGGCTGGAGGCGGTGGCGACCGGGCGCGCGCTGTGCGTCCCCGGCATGCAGTACAAGGCGGCGCTCCCGGCGCTCCGCCTCGTTCCGAGACCGCTTCTCAGGGCGGCCGCGAACCGCATGTGGCAACAGGCCGCCGACACGCGGTGA
- a CDS encoding serine/threonine-protein kinase: protein MGGWRVPGYSEMRVLGEGAQGRVVLARHDATGRPAAIKYLARPLAGDAEFRERFRGEADLLSRLRNPFVAQLFGLVEAPDGAAIVMEAVDGAPLKSVLAERGPLAPEAALAVLKGSLLGLAAAHGVGIVHRDYKPANVIVRGDGLSKLIDFGIAVDAGASGRSGTPVYMAPEQWRDEPASPATDVYAAACVFFECVTGRRPYTAEDQGGLMGRHLTAPIPVQDVPGPLRPLIERGLAKNPWDRPPGAAAFVSELESVAAGAYGPDWEGRGVRTLAGAAAALSVLFPLTALGLGSGGASAGAAGAAGAAGAAGSGGAAGTGGAGAAGAAGKGVIGTLGAKGAAAVAGGTAAVAVGGGAAVYVAVADQPKPIVARLAALSEPRQDIGRGMTFQAQGRIVRVTGGDAALNRKINQALRAPLEQRWAKLRNGLKDIGNGPYTDVATPKILMRNDRLLSVWYTVELRGERGTGWDQSQAATVDLRTGASYRPLDLFRVPTEPGLKPLDGKIKTRQPGGAYCGRGQASGLGLPQGTDNPSAFVRSGEVTMALTPAGLRVAFYLSTLGYESACGQLDTVLPYAEVGDMVKPALLKAVPYPSPKRS from the coding sequence ATGGGCGGATGGCGGGTTCCGGGCTACAGCGAGATGCGGGTGCTCGGCGAAGGCGCGCAAGGTCGCGTCGTGCTCGCGCGGCACGACGCGACGGGGCGCCCGGCGGCGATCAAGTACCTGGCGCGGCCCCTCGCCGGGGACGCCGAGTTCCGCGAGCGGTTCCGCGGCGAGGCCGACCTGCTCAGCCGGCTGCGCAACCCGTTCGTCGCCCAGCTGTTCGGCCTCGTCGAGGCGCCGGACGGCGCGGCGATCGTCATGGAGGCGGTGGACGGGGCGCCGCTGAAGTCGGTGCTCGCCGAGCGGGGGCCGCTGGCGCCCGAGGCCGCCCTGGCGGTGCTCAAGGGCTCGCTGCTCGGTCTCGCCGCCGCGCACGGCGTCGGCATCGTCCACCGCGACTACAAGCCCGCGAACGTGATCGTGCGCGGCGACGGGCTGAGCAAGCTGATCGACTTCGGCATCGCGGTGGACGCGGGCGCGTCCGGCCGCTCGGGGACGCCCGTCTACATGGCGCCCGAGCAGTGGCGGGACGAGCCCGCCTCCCCCGCGACCGACGTGTACGCGGCGGCGTGCGTGTTCTTCGAGTGCGTGACGGGGCGCCGCCCGTACACCGCCGAGGACCAGGGCGGGCTGATGGGCCGCCACCTCACGGCCCCGATCCCGGTGCAGGACGTCCCCGGGCCGCTCCGCCCGCTGATCGAGCGCGGGCTGGCGAAGAACCCGTGGGACCGCCCGCCGGGCGCCGCCGCGTTCGTCTCCGAGCTGGAGTCGGTCGCGGCGGGCGCGTACGGGCCCGACTGGGAGGGGCGCGGCGTCCGCACTCTCGCGGGCGCCGCCGCCGCGCTGTCGGTGCTGTTCCCGCTGACCGCGCTCGGCCTCGGCTCGGGCGGCGCCTCGGCGGGGGCGGCCGGAGCCGCAGGCGCCGCGGGCGCGGCGGGGTCGGGGGGCGCCGCCGGGACGGGCGGAGCCGGCGCGGCGGGCGCTGCGGGCAAGGGCGTCATCGGCACGCTCGGCGCGAAGGGCGCGGCGGCCGTCGCGGGCGGGACCGCCGCCGTGGCCGTGGGCGGCGGGGCGGCGGTCTACGTGGCGGTCGCGGACCAGCCGAAGCCGATCGTGGCGCGGCTGGCGGCGCTGAGCGAGCCCCGGCAGGACATCGGCCGTGGCATGACGTTCCAGGCGCAGGGCCGGATCGTGCGCGTCACGGGCGGGGACGCCGCGCTCAACCGGAAGATCAACCAGGCGCTCAGGGCGCCGCTCGAACAGCGCTGGGCCAAACTCCGCAACGGCCTGAAGGACATCGGCAACGGCCCCTACACCGACGTCGCCACACCGAAGATCCTCATGCGGAACGACCGGCTGCTGTCGGTGTGGTACACCGTCGAGCTGCGCGGCGAGCGCGGGACGGGCTGGGACCAGTCCCAGGCGGCGACCGTCGACCTGCGGACCGGCGCCTCCTACCGGCCGCTCGACCTGTTCCGCGTCCCGACCGAGCCGGGCCTCAAGCCGCTGGACGGCAAGATCAAGACGCGCCAGCCCGGCGGCGCCTACTGCGGCAGGGGCCAGGCGAGCGGCCTCGGCCTGCCGCAGGGCACCGACAACCCGTCCGCGTTCGTCAGGTCCGGCGAGGTCACCATGGCCCTCACCCCGGCGGGCCTGCGCGTGGCCTTCTACCTCTCGACCCTGGGGTACGAGTCGGCGTGCGGCCAGCTGGACACCGTCCTGCCCTACGCCGAGGTCGGCGACATGGTGAAGCCCGCGCTGCTCAAGGCCGTCCCGTACCCGTCGCCGAAGCGCTCCTGA
- a CDS encoding electron transfer flavoprotein subunit beta/FixA family protein, which yields MNIVVLVKQVPDTESPRKLKSDDSTLDRAAADGVINELDEYAIEEALRIKEAQGGEVTVLTMGPGKATDSIRKSLAMGADKAVHLLDDGLAGSDALQTSYALEQALGRTGFDLVVLGAESTDARTGVLAAMLAERLGVPQLSLANKVEIDGTSIKVQRQTDYGFDRVEASLPAVVSVVEKINEPRYPSFKGIMAAKKKPVETLGLGDAGIDASRVGLANAATEVVDFAEAPPRAKGEIVTDEGDGGAKIAEFLASKKFV from the coding sequence ATGAACATCGTCGTCCTGGTGAAGCAGGTTCCCGATACGGAGAGCCCGCGCAAGCTGAAGTCCGATGACAGCACGCTCGACCGCGCCGCGGCGGACGGCGTCATCAACGAACTCGACGAGTACGCCATCGAAGAGGCGCTGCGCATCAAGGAGGCCCAGGGCGGCGAGGTGACCGTCCTCACCATGGGCCCCGGCAAGGCCACCGACTCCATCCGCAAGTCGCTGGCGATGGGCGCCGACAAGGCCGTCCACCTCCTCGACGACGGCCTCGCCGGCTCCGACGCGCTGCAGACCTCGTACGCGCTGGAGCAGGCGCTCGGGCGCACCGGGTTCGACCTGGTCGTCCTCGGCGCGGAGTCCACCGACGCGCGCACCGGCGTGCTCGCCGCGATGCTCGCCGAGCGCCTCGGCGTCCCGCAGCTGTCGCTCGCCAACAAGGTCGAGATCGACGGGACGTCCATCAAGGTGCAGCGGCAGACCGACTACGGCTTCGACCGGGTCGAGGCCAGCCTGCCCGCGGTGGTGTCCGTGGTGGAGAAGATCAACGAGCCGCGCTACCCCTCGTTCAAGGGGATCATGGCGGCCAAGAAGAAGCCGGTCGAGACGCTCGGCCTCGGCGACGCCGGCATCGACGCGTCCCGGGTCGGCCTGGCGAACGCCGCGACCGAGGTGGTCGACTTCGCCGAGGCGCCGCCGCGCGCGAAGGGCGAGATCGTCACCGACGAGGGCGACGGCGGTGCGAAGATCGCCGAGTTCCTCGCGTCGAAGAAGTTCGTCTGA
- a CDS encoding serine/threonine-protein kinase, with protein MGTHRRLGGYRLLDEIGRGSTAVVYLAMDAGGREVAVKELVPELTGEPEAISRLAREMQAQARVRSAYVARLLDGAISARRPHVVMQYVPGCPLNDLVSAYGPMRGDRLVRFARRLALALGDVHDAGVLHRDVAPGNVIVLGDRPTLIDFGIAHESGAEQITRRGMVVGTPAYLAPELIEGERATTASDVFSWASTVAYAATGRPPFGRGSLHGVCFRILRGQADIDGAPEPLAGLLRAAFRRDPADRPSARWFAGALAAAAEGDGVVAA; from the coding sequence ATGGGGACGCACAGGCGACTGGGCGGGTACCGGTTGCTGGACGAGATCGGCCGGGGGAGCACGGCGGTGGTCTACCTGGCCATGGACGCCGGCGGCCGGGAGGTCGCGGTCAAGGAGCTCGTTCCGGAGCTCACGGGGGAGCCGGAGGCGATCAGCCGGCTGGCACGGGAGATGCAGGCGCAGGCGCGGGTGCGCAGCGCCTACGTCGCCCGGCTGCTGGACGGCGCGATCTCGGCGCGGCGGCCGCACGTGGTCATGCAGTACGTGCCGGGGTGCCCGCTGAACGACCTCGTCTCGGCGTACGGGCCGATGCGCGGCGACCGGCTCGTCCGGTTCGCCCGGCGGCTGGCGCTGGCGCTCGGGGACGTCCACGACGCGGGCGTGCTGCACCGCGACGTGGCGCCCGGCAACGTCATCGTGCTGGGCGACCGGCCGACGCTGATCGACTTCGGCATCGCGCACGAGTCCGGCGCGGAGCAGATCACCAGGCGCGGCATGGTCGTGGGGACGCCCGCCTACCTGGCGCCCGAGCTGATCGAGGGGGAGCGCGCGACCACCGCGTCGGACGTGTTCTCGTGGGCGTCGACCGTGGCCTACGCGGCGACGGGCCGCCCGCCGTTCGGGCGCGGGTCGCTGCACGGGGTGTGCTTCAGGATCCTGCGCGGCCAGGCCGACATCGACGGCGCTCCGGAGCCGCTGGCGGGGCTGCTGCGGGCGGCGTTCCGCCGCGACCCGGCGGACCGTCCCTCCGCGCGCTGGTTCGCCGGGGCGCTGGCCGCCGCCGCCGAGGGCGACGGGGTGGTGGCGGCCTGA
- a CDS encoding NADPH-dependent F420 reductase has protein sequence MRIGVLGAGAMADALATQWARKGHQVRIGARTPAKAVALAGRIGHGAAGGTLREAAEFGDAVLLAVWHEGVQDVLRAAGPLEGRVLIDCTNPMEPPFERLKTAGGPSAARRIADATGARVVKAFNTCHESVWRMTPPAFAGRPLGVPLCGDDEEALAVVRGLVGDLGCVPMDGGGLERAGLLEAATAFLVGLWVAGEDPSAMLPPPEYAGGDPARTSELAG, from the coding sequence ATGCGGATCGGAGTGCTCGGCGCGGGCGCCATGGCGGACGCGCTCGCCACGCAGTGGGCGCGCAAGGGACACCAGGTGCGGATCGGGGCGCGGACGCCCGCGAAGGCGGTCGCGCTGGCCGGCCGGATCGGGCACGGCGCGGCCGGCGGCACGTTGCGGGAGGCGGCGGAGTTCGGCGACGCGGTGCTCCTCGCCGTCTGGCACGAGGGCGTCCAGGACGTCCTGCGCGCGGCGGGGCCGCTGGAAGGGCGCGTGCTGATCGACTGCACCAACCCGATGGAGCCGCCGTTCGAGCGGCTCAAGACGGCGGGCGGCCCGTCCGCGGCGCGGCGGATCGCCGACGCCACCGGCGCGCGAGTCGTCAAGGCCTTCAACACCTGCCACGAGAGCGTGTGGCGGATGACGCCCCCGGCGTTCGCGGGGCGTCCCCTCGGCGTCCCGCTGTGCGGGGACGACGAGGAGGCCCTCGCCGTGGTGCGCGGCCTGGTGGGCGACCTCGGCTGCGTGCCGATGGACGGCGGAGGCCTGGAGAGGGCCGGGCTGCTGGAGGCCGCGACCGCGTTCCTGGTGGGCCTGTGGGTGGCGGGCGAGGATCCGTCCGCGATGCTGCCGCCCCCCGAGTACGCTGGGGGCGACCCGGCGCGTACCTCCGAGCTCGCGGGCTGA
- a CDS encoding enoyl-CoA hydratase/isomerase family protein has product MGEFVRVEVEDGIATIRLDRPKMNALNAQMQRELIDAARQVTQDEAVGAVVLYGGERVFAAGADIKEMAPMSYAEMSAGHSRLLQDFAKALAAIPKPVIAAITGYALGGGLEVALTADFRVAGEGAKVGQPEIQLGIIPGAGGTQRLARLVGPSRAKDLIFSGRHVAADEALAIGLVDRVVADDAVYAAAKEWAAVFVGGPAIALRAAKQAIDRGLEADLDTGLEIERTQFAALFATEDQASGMKSFLEEGPGKATFTGR; this is encoded by the coding sequence GTGGGCGAGTTCGTACGGGTCGAGGTCGAGGACGGGATCGCGACGATCAGGCTCGACCGGCCGAAGATGAACGCCCTGAACGCCCAGATGCAGCGGGAGCTGATCGACGCGGCCCGCCAGGTCACGCAGGACGAGGCGGTCGGCGCGGTCGTGCTGTACGGGGGCGAGCGGGTGTTCGCGGCGGGCGCGGACATCAAGGAGATGGCCCCGATGTCGTACGCGGAGATGTCCGCGGGCCACTCGCGGCTGCTGCAGGACTTCGCCAAGGCGCTCGCCGCGATCCCCAAGCCGGTCATCGCCGCGATCACCGGGTACGCGCTCGGCGGCGGGCTGGAGGTGGCGCTGACCGCCGACTTCCGCGTCGCGGGCGAGGGCGCGAAGGTCGGGCAGCCGGAGATCCAGCTCGGCATCATCCCCGGCGCGGGCGGTACGCAGCGGCTGGCCCGGCTGGTCGGGCCGTCGAGGGCGAAGGACCTGATCTTCTCGGGACGGCACGTCGCGGCGGACGAGGCCCTCGCGATCGGCCTGGTGGACCGGGTCGTCGCGGACGACGCCGTCTACGCCGCCGCCAAGGAGTGGGCGGCGGTGTTCGTCGGCGGTCCCGCGATCGCGCTGCGGGCCGCCAAGCAGGCCATCGACCGGGGGCTCGAGGCCGACCTCGACACCGGGCTGGAGATCGAGCGGACGCAGTTCGCGGCGCTGTTCGCCACCGAGGACCAGGCGAGCGGGATGAAGAGCTTCCTGGAGGAGGGCCCCGGCAAGGCGACGTTCACCGGTCGCTGA
- a CDS encoding serine/threonine-protein kinase — protein sequence MRGAVTSGDRIGHYSVQQTLGEGGMGVVYLGADPEGRNVAIKVLRPAVAGDATARRRLAREVDSMRRVHSPHVAEILDADVTADQPYIVTQYVPGRTLEEIVEESGPIYGPALQRLGVGLAAALSAIHGAGIVHRDMKPGNVMLVDGEPVVIDFGIAQAADATRLTATGMVIGTPGYLAPEIIEGEDAGPPSDVHAWGGTVAYAATGRPPFGSGTFESIFYKIMQSTPDLDGVPEAMLPVLRSAMARHPAERPTAVNLVQLTRRIHLEATITDQTRVDRHYPAAGAAGAAAALGTSGTPGPEETAADHSRQFSMPAPQDPPSSGTSSASPGMPVPAPVPSPAPVPAQPKDFVGQLPPAAPPPVPPPGPAPFKAGEQYGQRGYGPPAPYDQGPYQGGYPPPQYGPPPNQPTQGALQRGPYETEARQRPDQARADGAERDKERRKPYGWYRVLSFIVLVALLGFANIAPLLALGVTVAGVFVLRMGDRAAKGMEGRQTRRGPRSGDAVAAAFRTPLHLPGALMSTVLWTALSGVAGLILLGVLIFANPEMTASKAIAYSAMAVIGLLCLAPGSGAPRRQLARIWGAVLPRAEAALVGALILGIFAAVLVGLSQRQPPDTTPVDGMSQDLESVRADVHDLVASIPGT from the coding sequence ATGAGGGGAGCCGTCACGTCCGGGGACCGAATCGGCCACTACAGCGTCCAGCAGACCCTGGGGGAAGGGGGCATGGGCGTCGTCTACCTCGGCGCCGACCCCGAGGGGCGCAACGTGGCCATCAAGGTGCTGCGGCCAGCGGTCGCGGGCGACGCCACGGCGCGTCGCCGGCTGGCCCGCGAGGTCGACTCGATGCGCAGGGTGCACAGCCCGCACGTCGCCGAGATCCTCGACGCCGACGTGACCGCCGACCAGCCCTACATCGTGACCCAGTACGTGCCCGGCCGGACGCTGGAGGAGATCGTCGAGGAGTCCGGCCCGATCTACGGGCCGGCGCTGCAGCGCCTCGGCGTGGGGCTGGCGGCGGCGCTGTCGGCGATCCACGGCGCCGGGATCGTGCACCGCGACATGAAGCCCGGCAACGTGATGCTCGTGGACGGCGAGCCCGTCGTGATCGACTTCGGCATCGCGCAGGCCGCCGACGCGACCCGGCTGACCGCGACCGGCATGGTCATCGGCACCCCCGGCTACCTCGCCCCGGAGATCATCGAGGGCGAGGACGCGGGCCCGCCGTCGGACGTGCACGCCTGGGGCGGGACGGTCGCCTACGCCGCGACCGGCCGCCCGCCCTTCGGCTCCGGCACCTTCGAGTCGATCTTCTACAAGATCATGCAGAGCACGCCCGACCTGGACGGCGTGCCCGAGGCGATGCTGCCCGTGCTGCGGTCGGCGATGGCGCGGCACCCCGCCGAGCGCCCGACGGCCGTCAACCTGGTGCAGCTCACGCGGCGCATCCATCTCGAGGCCACCATCACCGACCAGACGCGCGTCGACCGGCACTACCCGGCGGCCGGTGCGGCCGGTGCGGCCGCTGCGCTGGGCACGTCGGGCACGCCGGGGCCGGAGGAGACGGCCGCCGACCACTCCCGGCAGTTCTCCATGCCGGCGCCGCAGGACCCGCCGTCGTCCGGGACGTCGTCGGCGTCGCCCGGGATGCCGGTGCCCGCGCCCGTCCCGTCGCCCGCGCCCGTTCCGGCGCAGCCGAAGGACTTCGTGGGCCAGCTGCCGCCCGCCGCGCCGCCGCCCGTCCCGCCGCCGGGGCCCGCGCCGTTCAAGGCGGGGGAGCAGTACGGGCAGCGCGGCTACGGGCCGCCCGCCCCCTACGACCAGGGCCCCTACCAGGGCGGTTATCCGCCGCCGCAGTACGGGCCCCCGCCGAACCAGCCCACGCAGGGCGCGCTCCAGCGCGGCCCCTACGAGACGGAGGCGCGGCAGCGTCCCGACCAGGCGCGTGCCGACGGGGCGGAGCGCGACAAGGAGCGGCGCAAGCCCTACGGCTGGTACCGGGTGCTCAGCTTCATCGTCCTGGTGGCGCTGCTCGGGTTCGCCAACATCGCGCCGCTGCTCGCCCTCGGCGTCACCGTCGCCGGCGTGTTCGTGCTGCGGATGGGCGACAGGGCGGCCAAGGGCATGGAGGGCCGGCAGACGCGGCGGGGCCCGCGCTCGGGCGACGCGGTCGCGGCCGCGTTCCGGACGCCGCTGCACCTGCCCGGCGCGCTGATGTCGACCGTGCTGTGGACGGCGCTCAGCGGTGTCGCGGGGCTGATCCTGCTCGGTGTGCTGATCTTCGCGAACCCGGAGATGACCGCGTCCAAGGCCATCGCCTACTCGGCCATGGCGGTGATCGGGCTGCTGTGCCTCGCGCCGGGCAGCGGCGCGCCCCGCCGCCAGCTCGCCCGCATCTGGGGCGCGGTGCTGCCGCGCGCCGAGGCCGCGCTCGTCGGCGCGCTCATCCTCGGGATCTTCGCCGCGGTGCTGGTCGGGCTGTCGCAGCGGCAGCCGCCCGACACCACGCCGGTGGACGGGATGAGCCAGGACCTGGAGAGCGTGCGCGCCGACGTCCACGATCTCGTGGCGAGCATCCCCGGGACGTGA
- a CDS encoding winged helix-turn-helix transcriptional regulator, whose protein sequence is MNEYEYIADCRTRLGLDLLSGTWTGVVLWTLQHGPLRPGDMRAQIGGISHKVLTETLRRLERDGLVARRRYAEAPPRVEYELTPPGRGMLEPLAALGRWTERYAEEVLDTRDRALSDR, encoded by the coding sequence ATGAACGAATACGAGTACATCGCCGACTGCCGGACGCGGCTCGGTCTCGACCTGCTGTCCGGCACGTGGACGGGCGTCGTGCTGTGGACGCTGCAACACGGCCCGCTGCGTCCGGGTGACATGCGGGCGCAGATCGGCGGCATCAGCCACAAGGTGCTGACCGAGACGCTCCGCCGCCTCGAACGCGACGGCCTGGTCGCCCGCCGCCGCTACGCCGAGGCGCCCCCGCGCGTCGAGTACGAGCTGACCCCGCCGGGGCGCGGGATGCTCGAACCCCTCGCCGCCCTCGGCCGCTGGACCGAGCGCTACGCCGAGGAGGTGCTCGACACGCGGGACCGCGCGCTCAGCGACCGGTGA
- a CDS encoding electron transfer flavoprotein subunit alpha/FixB family protein — MTEILVLVDHVDGEVKKVTLELLTLANRLGEAAAVWVGPGYENARDRLAEYGAGKVYVAADEELTSYVVAPKAALLAQLVSEKSPAAVLVAATGEGKEIAGRLAVKTGSGVLTDVVDVADGFVAEHSIFGGGIIAHAKVKTGTPIIAVRPNSVAPQASAATPAEEQVSVTLSDADKGARIVEKVVQEKGERPDLTEAAIVVSGGRGVGGAENFKIIEGLADSLGAAVGASRAATDAGWYPHSFQVGQTGKTVSPQLYIAVGISGAIQHRAGMQTSKTIIAVNKDPEAPIFELVDYGVVGDLFQVAPQLTEEISKRK; from the coding sequence ATGACCGAGATTCTCGTCCTCGTCGACCATGTCGACGGTGAGGTCAAGAAGGTCACGCTCGAACTGCTGACGCTGGCGAACCGGCTCGGCGAGGCGGCCGCGGTATGGGTCGGCCCGGGCTATGAGAACGCCAGGGACAGGCTCGCCGAGTACGGTGCCGGCAAGGTCTACGTGGCGGCCGACGAGGAGCTGACCTCCTACGTCGTCGCCCCGAAGGCCGCGCTGCTGGCCCAGCTCGTGAGCGAGAAGTCCCCGGCCGCGGTGCTGGTGGCCGCGACCGGCGAGGGCAAGGAGATCGCGGGCCGCCTCGCCGTCAAGACCGGCTCCGGCGTGCTCACCGACGTCGTGGACGTCGCCGACGGCTTCGTCGCCGAGCACTCGATCTTCGGCGGCGGGATCATCGCGCACGCCAAGGTGAAGACCGGCACGCCGATCATCGCGGTGCGGCCGAACTCCGTCGCGCCCCAGGCGTCCGCGGCCACCCCGGCCGAGGAGCAGGTGTCGGTCACGCTCTCGGACGCCGACAAGGGCGCCAGGATCGTGGAGAAGGTCGTCCAGGAGAAGGGCGAGCGCCCGGACCTGACCGAGGCCGCGATCGTGGTCTCCGGCGGCCGCGGCGTCGGCGGCGCGGAGAACTTCAAGATCATTGAGGGGCTGGCCGACTCGCTCGGCGCGGCCGTCGGCGCCTCCCGCGCCGCGACCGACGCCGGCTGGTACCCGCACTCGTTCCAGGTCGGCCAGACCGGCAAGACGGTGTCGCCGCAGCTGTACATCGCGGTCGGCATCTCCGGCGCCATCCAGCACCGGGCCGGCATGCAGACCTCGAAGACCATCATCGCCGTCAACAAGGACCCCGAGGCGCCGATCTTCGAGCTCGTCGACTACGGCGTGGTGGGCGACCTGTTCCAGGTCGCGCCCCAGCTGACCGAGGAGATCAGCAAGCGCAAGTGA
- a CDS encoding acyl-ACP desaturase — MSLTPEEKSQTGLMLDLEPVVEQELNRHLSTAKEWFPHQYVPWSEGRDFDGPLGGEPWSIEQSKVTPEARDSLIVNLLTEDNLPGYHRAIATVFGREGAWGTWVNRWTAEENRHGIALRDYLTVSRAVDPIALERARMHHMEAGYEADHGDSFLHGTAYVSFQELATRVSHRNTGRASGDPVCEQMMTRIAADENLHMIFYRNLMGAALEAAPNETMRAITDVVTTFQMPGHSIDGFLRKSVVIANAGIYDLRLHHDDVLVPVLRKWGVFDRTDLTGDGEKAREELGEFLEHLDASATKFETRREERRARQAARKG; from the coding sequence ATGTCCCTGACCCCCGAAGAGAAGTCCCAGACCGGCCTCATGCTCGACCTCGAGCCGGTGGTCGAGCAGGAGCTGAACCGGCACCTGTCGACGGCCAAGGAATGGTTCCCGCACCAGTACGTGCCGTGGAGCGAGGGCCGCGACTTCGACGGGCCGCTGGGCGGCGAGCCGTGGTCGATCGAGCAGTCGAAGGTGACGCCCGAGGCGCGCGACTCGCTGATCGTCAACCTCCTCACCGAGGACAACCTGCCCGGCTACCACCGCGCGATCGCCACCGTCTTCGGCCGCGAGGGCGCCTGGGGCACGTGGGTGAACCGCTGGACCGCCGAGGAGAACCGGCACGGCATCGCCCTGCGCGACTACCTCACCGTGAGCCGCGCGGTCGACCCGATCGCGCTGGAGCGCGCCCGCATGCACCACATGGAGGCCGGCTACGAGGCCGACCACGGCGACTCGTTCCTGCACGGGACGGCGTACGTGTCGTTCCAGGAGCTCGCGACCCGCGTCTCGCACCGCAACACCGGCAGGGCGTCCGGCGACCCCGTCTGCGAGCAGATGATGACCCGCATCGCCGCCGACGAGAACCTCCACATGATCTTCTACCGGAACCTGATGGGCGCCGCGCTGGAGGCCGCCCCGAACGAGACGATGCGGGCGATCACCGATGTCGTGACGACGTTCCAGATGCCCGGCCACAGCATCGACGGCTTCCTGCGCAAGTCGGTCGTCATCGCCAACGCCGGCATCTACGACCTGCGGCTCCACCACGACGACGTGCTCGTCCCGGTGCTGCGCAAGTGGGGCGTCTTCGACCGCACCGACCTGACGGGCGACGGCGAGAAGGCCCGCGAGGAGCTCGGCGAGTTCCTGGAGCACCTCGACGCCTCCGCCACCAAGTTCGAGACCCGCCGCGAAGAACGCCGCGCCCGCCAGGCCGCCCGCAAGGGCTAG